In one Desulfovermiculus halophilus DSM 18834 genomic region, the following are encoded:
- a CDS encoding acetyltransferase — protein sequence MSERKTLLILGAGGYGCTIAEAVQEGSLYTPIGFLDDSYPERTASFGLPVFGTTKILGSYVQHVDAAVVAIGDNQVRQDLILKLQSAGHRLATIVHPEAKVSPSAVLESGVTVMSGAVIGTQASLGQGVIINAGVTVDHHAEIHDFAHLGVGSCVAGGSVVDKGAWLRAGCIVGYRAAAQAWQILPPGTVLGE from the coding sequence ATGAGCGAGCGCAAGACCTTACTTATACTTGGGGCAGGCGGATACGGGTGCACAATAGCCGAGGCAGTGCAAGAGGGAAGTTTGTATACCCCCATAGGGTTTCTGGATGATTCCTATCCAGAGCGAACTGCATCCTTTGGCCTTCCAGTATTTGGGACAACTAAGATTCTTGGTTCATACGTTCAGCATGTAGATGCCGCAGTTGTGGCCATAGGCGACAATCAGGTCCGCCAAGATCTCATTTTAAAGTTACAATCTGCCGGACACCGGCTGGCTACCATCGTACATCCTGAGGCAAAGGTATCACCGAGTGCTGTTTTAGAATCCGGGGTTACCGTTATGTCTGGTGCAGTCATTGGCACCCAAGCCTCACTGGGACAGGGAGTGATCATCAATGCCGGGGTAACAGTTGATCACCATGCAGAGATTCATGATTTTGCCCATCTTGGCGTTGGTTCGTGTGTGGCTGGAGGAAGCGTGGTTGATAAAGGTGCGTGGCTGCGGGCAGGGTGTATTGTTGGGTATCGGGCTGCGGCCCAGGCTTGG